Proteins encoded together in one Bacteroides ovatus window:
- the pssA gene encoding CDP-diacylglycerol--serine O-phosphatidyltransferase codes for MTNVIKNSIPNTVTCLNLFSGCIACVMAFEANYELALLFIALSSIFDFFDGLLARMLNAHSIIGKDLDSLADDVSFGVAPSLIVFSLFKEMYYPASMEFIAPYLPYLAFLISVFSALRLAKFNNDTRQTSSFVGLPVPANALFWGSLVAGAHDFLISDNCHPVYLLILVCLFSGLLVSEIPMFSLKFKNLSWNDNKISFIFLIICIPLLIFLGISSFAAIIVWYILLSLFTRKSK; via the coding sequence ATGACAAACGTTATTAAAAACAGTATTCCGAATACCGTAACCTGCCTGAACCTTTTCTCCGGTTGTATTGCCTGCGTCATGGCTTTTGAAGCCAACTATGAGCTGGCACTACTTTTCATTGCTTTAAGTTCCATTTTCGACTTCTTCGACGGATTGTTGGCTCGTATGCTCAATGCACATTCCATTATCGGAAAAGACTTGGACTCATTGGCAGATGATGTCAGTTTTGGAGTTGCTCCTTCACTGATCGTATTCTCTCTGTTCAAAGAAATGTATTATCCGGCAAGTATGGAGTTCATCGCTCCTTACCTACCCTATTTAGCATTCTTGATTTCTGTTTTTTCAGCATTGCGCCTGGCTAAATTCAATAATGACACGCGACAGACCAGTTCTTTTGTGGGACTTCCGGTTCCCGCCAACGCTCTGTTCTGGGGTTCTTTAGTGGCGGGTGCACATGACTTCCTGATATCAGACAACTGCCATCCTGTCTACCTTCTTATACTTGTCTGTCTGTTTTCCGGACTGCTGGTATCAGAAATACCGATGTTTTCGCTGAAATTTAAAAATCTGTCATGGAATGACAACAAAATCAGTTTTATATTCCTGATTATCTGCATTCCTCTTCTTATATTTCTTGGAATCAGTAGCTTTGCCGCCATCATTGTATGGTATATTTTACTTTCACTTTTTACAAGAAAAAGTAAATAA
- a CDS encoding phosphatidylserine decarboxylase family protein produces the protein MGRLKKLKKIRIHREGTHILWASFLLLLLINAALYWGIDCKIPFYVVAVASIAVYLLMVNFFRCPIRLFGQDTEKIVVAPADGKIVVIEEVDENEYFHDRRLMISIFMSIVNVHANWYPVDGTIKKVAHHNGNFMKAWLPKASTENERSTVVIETPEGVEVLTRQIAGAVARRIVTYAEVGEECYIDEHMGFIKFGSRVDVYLPIGTEVCVSMGQLTTGNQTVIAKLK, from the coding sequence ATGGGCCGACTAAAGAAATTGAAGAAAATACGTATTCACCGCGAAGGAACACATATATTATGGGCTAGCTTCTTGCTATTGCTATTGATTAATGCGGCTCTTTATTGGGGGATCGATTGCAAAATACCATTTTATGTGGTAGCAGTAGCGAGTATAGCAGTCTATCTGCTGATGGTGAATTTCTTTCGATGTCCGATCCGTCTCTTCGGACAGGACACTGAAAAGATTGTCGTAGCACCCGCCGATGGAAAAATCGTCGTTATCGAGGAAGTCGATGAAAACGAATATTTCCATGACCGCCGGTTAATGATATCCATCTTCATGAGCATTGTGAATGTACATGCCAACTGGTATCCGGTGGACGGTACCATTAAAAAGGTAGCACATCATAATGGAAACTTCATGAAAGCATGGCTGCCGAAAGCCAGCACAGAAAACGAACGTTCTACGGTAGTAATCGAAACTCCGGAAGGAGTGGAAGTACTCACCCGGCAAATTGCCGGAGCAGTGGCACGCCGTATTGTCACCTACGCTGAAGTAGGAGAAGAATGTTATATTGACGAACACATGGGATTTATCAAATTCGGTTCCCGTGTGGATGTGTATTTACCCATTGGCACAGAAGTATGTGTCAGCATGGGACAATTAACGACCGGTAACCAAACGGTTATCGCCAAACTTAAATAA
- the dnaE gene encoding DNA polymerase III subunit alpha has protein sequence MQDFVHLHVHTQYSLLDGQASVARLVDKAMKNGMKGIAVTDHGNMFGIKEFTNYVNKKNSGPKGEVKDLKKRIAGIEAGTIECEDKEAEIAACKAKIVEAENKLFKPIIGCEMYVARRTMDLKEGKPDQSGYHLIVLAKNETGYHNLIKLVSHAWTRGYYMRPRTDRSELEKYHEGLIICSACLGGEVPKRITAGQFAEAEEAIQWYKNLFGDDYYLELQRHKATVPRANHECYPLQVNVNKHLIEYAKKFNVKLICTNDVHFVDEENAEAHDRLICLSTGKDLDDPTRMLYTKQEWMKTREEMNELFADVPEALSNTLEILDKVEYYSIDHAPIMPTFAIPEDFGTEEGYRAKFTEKDLFDEFTQDEHGNVVLSEEDAKAKIKRLGGYDKLYRIKLEGDYLAKLAFDGAKRIYGEPLTEEVKERMNFELYIMKTMGFPGYFLIVQDFINAARKELGVSVGPGRGSAAGSAVAYCLGITKIDPIQYDLLFERFLNPDRISLPDIDVDFDDDGRGEVLRWVTNKYGQEKVAHIITYGTMATKMAIKDVARVQKLPLSESDRLCKLVPDKIPDKKLNLPNAIAYVPELQAAEASSDPLLRDTIKYAKMLEGNVRGTGVHACGTIICRDDITDWVPVSTADDKETGEKMLVTQYEGSVIEDTGLIKMDFLGLKTLSIIKEAVENIRLSRNVEVDVDAIDISDPATYKLYSDGRTIGTFQFESAGMQKYLRELQPSTFEDLIAMNALYRPGPMDYIPDFIDRKHGRKPIEYDIPIMEKYLKDTYGITVYQEQVMLLSRLLADFTRGESDALRKAMGKKLRDKLDHMKPKFVEGGRKNGHDPKVLEKIWTDWEKFASYAFNKSHATCYSWVAYQTAYLKANYPPEYMAAVMSRSLSNITDITKLMDECKAMGIQTLGPDVNESNLKFTVNHDGDIRFGLGAVKGVGEAAVQSIMEERRKNGPFLGIFDFVQRVNLNACNKKNMECLALAGGFDSFPELKREQYFAVNSKGEVFLETLMRYGNRYQADKAAAVNSLFGGENVIDVATPEIPQGVERWSDLDRLNRERDLVGIYLSAHPLDEFSIVLEHVCNTRMADLEDKAALVGREITMGGIVTSVRRGVSKNGNPYGIAKIEDYSGSTEIPFWGNDWVTYQGYLNEGTFLYIKARCQAKQWRQDELEVKITSMELLPDVKEELVQKITIVIPLSVLNSALVTELATLTKEHPGNTELYFKVTDDADVTHMSVDLISRPVRLSVGRDLITYLKERPELGFHIN, from the coding sequence ATGCAGGATTTCGTTCATTTACATGTCCATACTCAATATTCTTTGTTGGATGGTCAGGCTAGCGTAGCTCGTCTGGTTGATAAAGCCATGAAGAATGGGATGAAGGGTATAGCCGTGACCGATCATGGAAATATGTTCGGTATCAAGGAATTTACGAACTACGTCAATAAGAAGAACAGCGGTCCGAAAGGTGAAGTCAAGGACCTGAAGAAGCGAATTGCAGGAATTGAGGCCGGCACGATAGAGTGCGAGGATAAAGAGGCGGAGATTGCTGCTTGCAAAGCTAAGATCGTGGAAGCGGAAAACAAACTATTCAAACCGATCATCGGTTGTGAAATGTATGTGGCACGCCGTACCATGGACCTGAAAGAAGGCAAGCCCGACCAGAGTGGTTATCACCTGATCGTATTGGCTAAGAATGAAACAGGTTATCACAACCTTATTAAATTAGTATCGCACGCGTGGACGCGCGGTTATTATATGCGTCCGCGTACTGACCGTAGCGAACTCGAAAAATATCACGAAGGACTTATTATTTGTTCAGCCTGTCTCGGTGGTGAGGTGCCGAAGCGGATTACTGCCGGGCAATTTGCCGAAGCGGAGGAAGCAATACAATGGTATAAGAATTTGTTTGGCGATGACTACTATCTGGAGTTACAACGCCATAAAGCGACTGTTCCCCGTGCCAATCATGAGTGTTATCCGTTGCAGGTGAATGTGAACAAACATTTGATAGAATATGCTAAGAAATTCAATGTCAAACTGATTTGTACGAATGATGTTCACTTTGTAGATGAAGAGAATGCGGAAGCGCACGACCGTTTGATCTGTTTGAGTACCGGTAAGGATTTGGATGATCCTACCCGTATGCTTTACACCAAACAAGAATGGATGAAGACACGCGAAGAGATGAACGAACTCTTTGCCGACGTGCCCGAAGCATTGAGCAATACACTGGAGATTCTTGATAAGGTAGAATACTACTCGATCGACCATGCACCTATCATGCCGACTTTCGCCATTCCCGAAGATTTCGGAACAGAGGAGGGGTATCGGGCGAAGTTTACAGAAAAAGACTTGTTCGACGAGTTTACTCAAGATGAACATGGTAATGTGGTATTAAGTGAAGAGGATGCGAAAGCAAAAATTAAACGCTTGGGTGGTTATGATAAACTTTATCGTATAAAACTTGAAGGAGATTATTTGGCAAAACTGGCTTTTGACGGAGCTAAAAGAATTTATGGTGAACCTCTAACGGAAGAAGTCAAAGAACGAATGAACTTCGAATTGTACATCATGAAAACGATGGGTTTCCCCGGATACTTCTTGATTGTACAGGACTTTATCAATGCGGCACGTAAGGAACTGGGTGTGTCGGTAGGTCCGGGACGTGGTTCGGCAGCAGGTTCAGCAGTGGCTTATTGTTTGGGTATTACGAAGATAGACCCTATCCAATATGATTTGCTGTTTGAACGTTTCTTGAATCCAGACCGTATTTCCTTGCCCGATATTGATGTGGACTTTGATGATGACGGTCGTGGTGAGGTACTTCGTTGGGTGACAAATAAATATGGTCAGGAAAAAGTTGCTCATATTATTACGTATGGTACTATGGCGACAAAGATGGCTATCAAGGATGTCGCGCGTGTACAAAAGCTACCTTTGTCAGAATCCGATCGTTTGTGTAAACTGGTTCCTGACAAGATTCCTGACAAGAAACTTAATTTGCCGAATGCCATTGCTTATGTTCCCGAATTGCAAGCAGCGGAAGCGTCATCTGATCCTCTATTGCGGGATACGATCAAGTATGCCAAAATGCTTGAAGGCAACGTGCGTGGTACAGGTGTACATGCTTGCGGTACGATTATTTGCCGTGATGATATTACTGACTGGGTACCTGTCAGCACTGCTGATGATAAGGAAACGGGCGAAAAGATGCTTGTTACCCAGTATGAAGGCTCGGTGATTGAAGATACTGGGTTGATTAAGATGGACTTCCTCGGTCTGAAAACTTTGTCTATCATCAAAGAAGCTGTTGAAAATATCCGTTTAAGTCGTAATGTTGAAGTAGATGTCGATGCGATAGATATTTCTGATCCGGCTACTTATAAATTATATAGTGACGGACGTACGATTGGTACATTCCAGTTTGAATCTGCTGGTATGCAGAAGTACCTGCGCGAATTGCAGCCTTCTACATTCGAAGATTTGATTGCCATGAATGCCCTTTATCGTCCGGGACCGATGGATTATATCCCTGATTTTATTGATCGTAAACATGGACGCAAGCCGATTGAGTATGATATTCCGATAATGGAGAAATACTTGAAGGATACGTATGGTATTACGGTCTATCAGGAACAGGTGATGCTTTTGTCACGCTTATTGGCCGACTTTACCCGTGGTGAGTCCGATGCCCTTCGTAAAGCGATGGGTAAGAAGTTGCGTGACAAGCTGGATCACATGAAACCTAAATTTGTTGAAGGCGGACGAAAGAATGGACATGACCCGAAAGTGCTTGAGAAGATTTGGACAGACTGGGAAAAATTCGCGTCTTATGCTTTCAATAAATCACATGCTACTTGTTATTCGTGGGTGGCTTACCAAACAGCCTATCTGAAAGCCAATTACCCTCCTGAATATATGGCAGCTGTCATGAGCCGAAGTTTGTCGAACATTACCGATATCACGAAACTTATGGACGAATGTAAGGCAATGGGTATTCAGACACTGGGACCAGATGTAAATGAGAGTAACCTGAAGTTTACCGTAAACCATGACGGTGATATTCGTTTCGGACTTGGGGCCGTCAAAGGTGTAGGTGAAGCTGCTGTACAAAGCATTATGGAGGAACGGCGTAAAAATGGTCCTTTCCTCGGAATCTTTGATTTTGTGCAACGTGTCAATCTCAATGCCTGCAACAAGAAGAATATGGAATGTCTGGCATTAGCCGGAGGATTTGATAGTTTCCCGGAACTGAAACGGGAACAATATTTTGCTGTAAACTCTAAGGGAGAAGTTTTCCTGGAAACATTGATGCGTTATGGTAACCGTTATCAGGCAGATAAGGCGGCTGCCGTCAATTCTCTGTTCGGTGGTGAAAACGTTATTGATGTTGCAACTCCTGAAATTCCTCAAGGGGTAGAACGTTGGAGTGATCTCGACCGTCTGAACCGTGAGCGTGATTTGGTTGGTATCTATCTTTCCGCTCACCCGTTGGATGAATTCTCTATCGTATTGGAACATGTTTGCAATACACGTATGGCAGATTTGGAAGATAAAGCTGCCCTTGTCGGTCGTGAAATAACGATGGGAGGAATTGTGACCAGTGTTCGTCGTGGAGTCAGCAAGAACGGAAATCCGTATGGTATCGCCAAGATTGAGGACTATTCCGGTTCTACCGAGATTCCATTCTGGGGAAACGACTGGGTGACTTATCAGGGATATCTCAATGAAGGAACGTTCTTGTATATCAAGGCACGCTGTCAGGCCAAGCAATGGCGGCAGGATGAACTGGAAGTGAAAATCACCTCTATGGAACTTCTTCCCGACGTGAAAGAAGAACTGGTGCAGAAGATCACAATCGTCATTCCCCTGTCTGTCTTGAATTCGGCTTTGGTCACTGAACTTGCTACTCTGACGAAGGAACATCCGGGAAATACGGAACTATACTTCAAGGTGACAGATGATGCTGATGTAACTCATATGTCGGTTGATTTGATTTCCCGTCCGGTTAGACTTTCAGTAGGCCGGGATTTAATAACATATTTAAAGGAACGTCCCGAACTGGGATTTCATATAAATTGA
- a CDS encoding DUF4834 family protein, whose translation MHILLFILIFIIAIFVFGLSIIGFILRTIFGLGRGSSSSRPKQTESGRTSQQDYSQRDRRSNDDEEEIYSENVPEKRHKKIFTQDDGEYVDFEEIK comes from the coding sequence ATGCATATACTTTTATTCATACTCATTTTTATTATTGCCATTTTCGTATTTGGCCTTTCTATTATCGGCTTCATACTAAGAACGATTTTCGGATTAGGACGTGGTTCTTCTTCATCACGCCCGAAACAAACGGAATCGGGACGTACAAGCCAACAGGACTATAGCCAAAGAGATCGCCGTTCAAATGATGATGAAGAGGAAATATATTCCGAGAATGTTCCGGAGAAAAGACATAAAAAAATATTCACCCAGGACGATGGTGAATATGTAGATTTTGAGGAAATCAAATAA
- a CDS encoding MmcQ/YjbR family DNA-binding protein, with amino-acid sequence MNVETIREYCLSKRGVTESFPFDDVSLVIKVMNKMFALIDLEEANHIALKCDPEKAIELREHYSGIEGAYHFNKKYWNSVRFDSDVDDKLMKELIDHSYDEVIKKFTKKLRAEYDALP; translated from the coding sequence ATGAATGTAGAAACTATCAGAGAATACTGCTTAAGCAAGAGAGGAGTCACCGAATCTTTCCCTTTCGATGATGTATCACTGGTTATAAAGGTAATGAACAAGATGTTTGCTCTCATTGACCTGGAAGAAGCTAATCACATCGCACTAAAATGTGATCCGGAAAAAGCAATCGAATTGCGTGAACATTATTCGGGAATTGAAGGGGCTTATCATTTTAATAAAAAGTACTGGAATAGTGTCCGCTTTGACAGTGACGTAGATGATAAATTGATGAAAGAGCTTATTGACCACTCTTATGATGAGGTAATCAAAAAATTTACTAAAAAGTTACGCGCAGAATATGATGCCCTCCCTTGA
- a CDS encoding YraN family protein, with protein MAKHNDLGKAGENAAVAYLEQKGYLIRDRNWRKGHFELDIVAAKDNELIVVEVKTRSNTLFAEPEDAVDLPKIRRTVRAADTYIRLFQIDSPVRFDIITVVGNDGHFKVEHIEEAFYPPLY; from the coding sequence ATGGCTAAACATAATGATTTAGGAAAAGCCGGAGAAAATGCCGCCGTAGCTTATCTTGAACAGAAGGGGTATCTCATCCGTGACCGGAACTGGAGAAAAGGACATTTCGAACTGGACATTGTAGCAGCAAAGGATAATGAACTGATTGTAGTAGAAGTGAAAACTCGCAGTAATACCCTATTTGCAGAGCCGGAAGATGCTGTTGATTTACCTAAAATAAGACGTACGGTACGCGCAGCGGATACCTATATCAGATTGTTTCAGATTGACTCTCCTGTACGCTTTGATATCATTACTGTAGTAGGCAACGACGGGCATTTCAAGGTTGAACACATAGAGGAAGCGTTTTATCCTCCTTTATATTAA
- a CDS encoding nucleoside deaminase: MLDDIYFMKQALIEAGKAAERGEVPVGAVVVCKERIIARAHNLTETLNDVTAHAEMQAITAAANVLGGKYLNECTLYVTVEPCVMCAGAIAWAQTGKLVFGAEDEKRGYQKYAGSALHPKTVVVKGVMADECATLMKEFFAAKRK, from the coding sequence ATGCTGGACGATATTTACTTCATGAAACAAGCTTTGATAGAGGCAGGAAAGGCTGCCGAGCGGGGGGAAGTTCCCGTTGGAGCTGTCGTGGTTTGTAAGGAGCGGATTATCGCACGTGCCCATAATCTCACAGAAACATTGAATGATGTAACGGCTCATGCCGAGATGCAGGCTATTACAGCTGCTGCCAATGTGCTTGGTGGCAAGTACTTGAACGAATGTACCCTGTATGTCACGGTTGAACCTTGCGTAATGTGTGCCGGAGCTATTGCTTGGGCACAGACTGGTAAACTTGTATTTGGCGCTGAAGATGAAAAACGCGGCTATCAGAAATATGCCGGTTCGGCTCTACATCCTAAAACGGTGGTTGTAAAAGGGGTAATGGCTGACGAATGCGCTACATTAATGAAAGAGTTCTTTGCTGCGAAACGAAAATAA
- a CDS encoding biotin--[acetyl-CoA-carboxylase] ligase encodes MMPSLDTFPVPLIHINETNSTNNYLQSLCSEQKVEELTVIVADFQTSGRGQRGNSWESDPGKNLLFSTVIFPEFLEARRQFLISQIISLAIKEELDTYTSDISIKWPNDIYWKEKKICGMLIENDLMGRNINQSIAGIGININQEIFHSSAPNPVSLLQITGEEHDLFKILKNIMLRIQSYYSLLKKGDTTSIACQYGESLFRREGMHQYKDANGEFLARIVCVEPEGRLILEDEKLTKRGYMFKEVEYLLK; translated from the coding sequence ATGATGCCCTCCCTTGATACATTCCCGGTTCCATTGATTCATATCAACGAGACGAACTCTACCAACAATTATCTGCAATCTCTCTGTTCTGAACAGAAAGTGGAGGAACTAACTGTCATTGTCGCCGATTTTCAAACTTCCGGTCGGGGACAGCGTGGAAATTCGTGGGAATCAGATCCTGGCAAGAATCTTCTTTTCAGCACCGTTATCTTCCCCGAGTTTTTGGAAGCACGACGTCAGTTTCTTATTTCACAGATTATATCTTTAGCTATTAAAGAAGAATTGGATACTTATACCTCCGATATTTCTATCAAATGGCCGAATGATATTTATTGGAAAGAAAAGAAAATATGTGGGATGTTGATAGAAAACGATCTGATGGGGCGGAACATCAATCAAAGTATTGCAGGCATCGGAATTAATATTAATCAGGAGATATTTCACAGTTCTGCTCCTAACCCCGTTTCACTACTACAAATCACAGGAGAAGAGCATGATCTATTCAAAATACTGAAAAATATCATGCTGCGTATCCAATCTTATTATAGCTTGCTCAAAAAAGGTGATACAACATCAATAGCCTGTCAATATGGAGAATCTCTTTTCAGAAGGGAAGGAATGCATCAATATAAAGATGCTAATGGAGAATTTCTTGCACGAATCGTTTGTGTAGAACCTGAAGGAAGATTAATATTAGAAGATGAGAAGCTGACTAAAAGAGGGTACATGTTTAAGGAAGTAGAATATTTACTGAAATAA
- a CDS encoding glycosyl hydrolase, giving the protein MKKITKLISVIGFILCLSACQEIREVSYEQLRGGFTNLPDSIQTSVYWHWISGNISKEGVIKDLESMKQAGINRAFIANIGLSAAEAPTGDVQIFSDEWWEILHAALKKATELNIEIGIFNSPGWSQAGGPWIKPEQSMRYLASVGTQVKGGQAIEVMLPKTNPNFQDVKVLAYPSVKSKATILNPANCTVSSSPAITAIHHLIDGETATEIRFGNQSEVVIDFKSHDTVALRSLRLLTSAAPIRCQAVLQMNDNGEYKEIKQFSIERYNDNLAVGFDPYAPIAISFPTASGKDFRLSLSGLNPNSGIREITLSSAPVVESYSEKTFAKMYQTPLPYWNEYQWPVQAVVDDPALIVQPEQVKDITACMKGNKLSWDAPDGEWEIVRMGMVPTYVENGPALKDGIGLEVDKMSKEHLRSHFDAFIGEIYKRIPEADRKTWKVVVADSYEKGGQNFTDDFLESFEKKYGYSALPFLPVYNGVVVESEDASDRFLWDMRKMVAERLSYDHIGELTRLSHQYGMTTWLENYGHWGFSGEFLQYGGQADEVAGEFWSEGELGNIENRAASSCGHIYGKQKISSESFTCGGMAYSRYPATMKQRGDLFFSEGINNTLLHVYISQKAEGKLPGLNAPYSNEFNRFNTWYSQLDLFTDYLKRCNFMLQQGLNVADICYFIGEDTPKMTGVTNPPLPKGYQFDYINAEVILRDMTVKDGLLTLPHGTSYRIMVLPELETMRPELLTKITQLVKDGGVILGPKPNRSPSLQDFPEADKKVQEMANALWGNVDGIKVKSGNYGNGMILSGMNMHEALELVHCIPDCALTKDIPVVYGHRSIGDMDVYFLSNQSSEKVVFSPEFRVTNKQPELWEPTTGAIRLLKKYERNANATVIPLELEPLESIFVVFAKEVSSSSLVNDTDTNYPEPQTIATLAGPWTVSFDKSQKGPQAPVVFQSLYDWSTSKEDAIRYYSGTAVYRTEFTLKDIVPNSPLFINLNEVAVMAKVKVNGQYIGGVWTPPYRLNISEAIKQGTNKVEIEVVNTWVNRLIGDSKLPVEERPTWTPNNPWNSSSPLQKSGLIEPVVIESITY; this is encoded by the coding sequence ATGAAGAAAATAACCAAACTCATTTCAGTCATAGGTTTCATCCTTTGTCTGTCCGCCTGCCAAGAAATTCGGGAAGTCAGTTATGAGCAACTTCGCGGAGGGTTTACCAACCTCCCGGATTCCATTCAGACAAGTGTCTACTGGCACTGGATTTCTGGAAATATTTCCAAAGAGGGAGTCATCAAAGATCTGGAATCAATGAAACAGGCTGGCATCAACCGTGCATTTATAGCGAATATCGGACTAAGTGCAGCGGAAGCACCCACCGGAGATGTGCAGATTTTCTCCGACGAATGGTGGGAGATACTGCATGCCGCTTTAAAAAAGGCAACCGAGCTGAATATAGAAATCGGTATCTTCAACTCTCCGGGATGGAGTCAGGCAGGAGGTCCGTGGATCAAGCCGGAGCAGTCCATGCGGTATCTGGCATCTGTCGGCACGCAAGTCAAAGGCGGACAGGCAATAGAAGTTATGTTACCCAAAACCAATCCTAATTTTCAAGATGTAAAAGTACTGGCTTATCCGTCTGTGAAAAGCAAAGCTACGATCCTTAATCCGGCCAACTGCACTGTTAGCTCTTCCCCCGCCATCACTGCTATCCATCATCTGATAGATGGAGAAACGGCGACAGAAATACGGTTTGGCAACCAATCCGAAGTCGTAATAGACTTTAAGAGCCACGATACAGTAGCATTGCGAAGCCTCCGCCTGCTTACCTCCGCCGCACCTATACGTTGCCAGGCGGTTCTGCAAATGAATGATAACGGTGAATACAAAGAAATCAAGCAGTTCAGTATAGAAAGATACAACGATAATCTGGCTGTAGGATTCGATCCTTATGCTCCTATTGCCATCTCTTTCCCCACAGCCAGCGGTAAAGACTTCCGGTTGTCACTCTCCGGTCTGAATCCCAATAGTGGCATCCGGGAAATAACATTGTCTTCTGCTCCGGTAGTAGAAAGTTATTCGGAGAAAACATTCGCCAAAATGTATCAGACTCCACTTCCTTACTGGAATGAATATCAATGGCCGGTGCAAGCAGTGGTGGACGACCCTGCATTGATCGTTCAGCCCGAACAAGTGAAAGACATCACCGCCTGTATGAAAGGAAACAAACTTTCCTGGGACGCTCCCGACGGAGAATGGGAAATTGTGCGAATGGGAATGGTACCCACTTATGTAGAAAACGGTCCTGCATTAAAAGACGGGATAGGTCTTGAAGTGGACAAAATGAGTAAGGAGCACCTCCGAAGCCATTTCGACGCCTTTATCGGCGAGATTTACAAGAGAATCCCTGAAGCCGACCGTAAGACTTGGAAAGTAGTTGTAGCGGACAGTTATGAAAAGGGAGGTCAAAACTTCACGGACGATTTCCTTGAATCATTTGAGAAGAAGTACGGTTATAGCGCACTACCTTTTCTCCCTGTCTACAATGGAGTGGTTGTGGAAAGCGAAGATGCCTCCGACCGCTTTTTGTGGGATATGAGAAAGATGGTGGCCGAACGGTTATCATACGATCATATTGGTGAACTAACCCGTCTAAGCCACCAATACGGAATGACTACCTGGTTGGAAAACTACGGTCACTGGGGATTCTCCGGAGAGTTTTTGCAATACGGCGGGCAAGCAGATGAAGTGGCAGGAGAATTCTGGAGCGAGGGAGAACTAGGCAATATAGAAAACAGGGCTGCTTCTTCGTGTGGTCATATCTACGGTAAACAAAAAATCTCTTCCGAGTCTTTCACCTGTGGCGGTATGGCTTACAGCCGTTATCCGGCTACCATGAAACAACGTGGTGACCTTTTCTTCTCCGAAGGAATCAACAACACACTGCTGCACGTCTATATTTCACAGAAAGCGGAAGGCAAACTGCCCGGACTGAATGCACCTTACAGCAACGAATTTAACCGTTTCAACACTTGGTATTCCCAGTTGGACCTATTCACCGACTACCTGAAACGTTGTAACTTCATGCTCCAACAGGGACTCAACGTAGCTGATATTTGCTATTTCATAGGAGAAGATACTCCCAAAATGACCGGTGTCACGAATCCTCCCTTGCCGAAAGGATACCAGTTCGATTACATCAATGCAGAAGTGATACTCCGCGATATGACTGTCAAAGACGGTCTATTGACTCTACCCCACGGCACAAGTTACCGAATCATGGTATTACCGGAATTGGAAACAATGCGTCCCGAACTATTAACCAAAATCACTCAACTTGTGAAAGACGGAGGTGTCATTCTCGGTCCGAAGCCTAACCGTTCGCCAAGCTTGCAAGACTTCCCCGAAGCAGATAAGAAAGTTCAGGAAATGGCAAATGCCTTGTGGGGAAATGTAGACGGTATCAAGGTGAAAAGCGGCAATTATGGCAATGGCATGATATTAAGCGGTATGAATATGCACGAAGCATTAGAATTAGTGCATTGCATTCCCGACTGTGCATTGACTAAAGACATTCCTGTAGTATACGGTCATCGCAGCATCGGTGATATGGATGTTTACTTCCTGTCCAACCAATCTTCAGAAAAAGTCGTATTCTCACCGGAATTTCGTGTAACCAATAAGCAACCTGAACTTTGGGAACCGACAACTGGTGCTATCCGCCTTTTAAAGAAGTACGAACGCAACGCAAATGCGACAGTAATTCCTCTCGAACTGGAACCTTTGGAGAGTATCTTCGTCGTATTTGCCAAAGAAGTTTCCTCATCTTCGTTAGTCAACGATACGGACACCAATTACCCGGAACCACAGACAATCGCCACACTGGCCGGTCCGTGGACAGTCTCTTTCGATAAGAGTCAAAAAGGTCCTCAAGCCCCGGTTGTCTTCCAAAGCCTGTACGACTGGAGTACAAGTAAAGAAGACGCCATCAGGTATTATTCAGGAACAGCCGTCTATCGGACTGAATTTACGCTAAAAGATATAGTACCCAACAGTCCATTATTTATCAACCTCAATGAGGTAGCCGTTATGGCAAAAGTGAAAGTCAATGGACAATACATCGGTGGTGTATGGACGCCCCCTTACCGACTCAATATTTCGGAAGCCATCAAGCAGGGAACAAACAAAGTAGAAATTGAAGTGGTAAATACATGGGTGAACCGACTCATCGGAGATAGCAAATTACCTGTTGAAGAACGTCCGACCTGGACTCCTAACAATCCCTGGAATTCATCATCTCCTTTACAGAAGTCCGGACTGATAGAACCTGTCGTTATTGAAAGCATCACTTATTAA